A window from Verrucomicrobiaceae bacterium encodes these proteins:
- a CDS encoding efflux RND transporter periplasmic adaptor subunit — translation MLVIPHQEVDVGAEVAWIESRQPGDPPPVIKLEAPISGLVSKVNIAQGQPVSPEAELIEIVDLSTVEAAASVPQHLAGKVKLGQNAHIRLTALPDRVFEAKVAHIATVADETSGTIEAAFHVGNPERLLRPGMKAEFSIVVDQRENVMSIPRAAVQGDAAQRFVYVKAYDLKNAFMKVPVVLGSQNDRFIEVLKGLLPGDEVVTRGAYSLAFAGKGSVSLKEALDAAHGHAHNEDGTEMTTEQQAEHAHEHDDHEHAEGWSERTTFFAATSGLLFVLLLLAMLKRKEVAA, via the coding sequence GTGCTCGTCATTCCGCATCAGGAGGTCGATGTCGGTGCCGAAGTCGCCTGGATCGAAAGCCGCCAGCCCGGTGATCCACCGCCGGTGATCAAGCTCGAAGCGCCCATCAGCGGTCTCGTTTCTAAAGTGAACATCGCCCAAGGTCAGCCCGTGTCGCCGGAGGCCGAACTCATCGAAATCGTCGATCTCAGCACGGTGGAGGCCGCCGCGAGCGTGCCGCAGCACCTCGCTGGAAAAGTGAAGCTCGGCCAAAATGCCCATATCCGCCTCACGGCGCTGCCAGATCGTGTTTTCGAGGCCAAAGTCGCCCATATCGCCACAGTAGCGGATGAAACCAGCGGCACCATCGAGGCTGCGTTTCACGTAGGCAATCCAGAGCGCTTGCTGCGTCCAGGGATGAAGGCGGAGTTCAGCATCGTCGTCGATCAGCGAGAAAACGTCATGTCTATCCCCCGCGCCGCCGTGCAGGGAGATGCGGCGCAGCGTTTTGTCTATGTGAAGGCCTACGACCTGAAAAATGCCTTCATGAAAGTGCCCGTCGTGCTCGGTTCACAGAATGATCGCTTTATCGAAGTGCTCAAAGGCCTACTCCCCGGCGATGAAGTCGTCACCCGCGGTGCTTACTCGCTCGCCTTTGCAGGCAAAGGCAGCGTCAGCCTCAAAGAAGCCCTCGATGCCGCCCACGGCCATGCTCACAACGAAGACGGCACCGAAATGACCACCGAACAGCAAGCCGAGCATGCGCATGAACACGACGACCACGAGCATGCCGAAGGCTGGAGCGAAAGGACCACCTTCTTTGCCGCCACGAGCGGGTTGCTCTTCGTTTTGCTGCTGCTCGCGATGCTGAAGCGGAAGGAGGTGGCCGCGTGA
- a CDS encoding TolC family protein: MRRPDYQQAQAQITAAQTDTALAHAKRTPDLTAGLFTAQEKQQGVNTGHVGIRFSIPLPFWNKTKAKSPKKPPPPSAIAWKPKLWANKSPERPIPPAAKCRPRPNSFVKPATRCSHSSSNKPRSSKKPTRAARPISSPLLRVREQRLQLESAALDAARDFHLARIRYEAATFSTP; encoded by the coding sequence ATGCGTAGGCCGGATTATCAGCAGGCGCAGGCTCAAATCACAGCGGCGCAGACAGACACGGCACTCGCCCATGCCAAACGCACACCGGATCTCACCGCAGGTCTCTTTACAGCGCAAGAAAAGCAACAAGGCGTGAATACCGGCCACGTCGGCATCCGCTTCTCCATTCCGCTGCCCTTTTGGAATAAAACGAAGGCGAAATCGCCGAAAAAACCGCCGCCGCCGAGCGCTATCGCCTGGAAGCCGAAGCTTTGGGCAAACAAATCGCCGGAGAGGCCGATACCGCCCGCCGCGAAATGCAGGCCCAGGCCGAACTCGTTCGTGAAACCCGCGACACGCTGCTCCCACTCGTCATCGAACAAACCCAGAAGCTCGAAAAAGCCTACCAGAGCGGCCAGACCGATCTCATCACCCCTCCTCCGCGTCCGTGAGCAGCGCCTCCAGCTCGAATCCGCTGCGCTGGACGCCGCACGTGACTTTCACCTCGCCCGCATCCGCTACGAAGCCGCTACTTTTTCCACGCCATGA
- a CDS encoding TolC family protein: protein MSALRYLFFLFPLTAPALELPLSQIAARVKSHHPQLRAARMAVEQARARQLGSGRLANPTLDTSFQNESAVSPRTASIGIDQAFPLTRRLTLEKQLSAQLVTAAEFEVQDASRRLIADARTLAVRIMALDQQSALRQQQVRLPGEPGSFAKKPCRKRGLSTRCRTGPSRCAAPPARSQAPANRAHQPPRAAQAHARRLTRRSAFSHWLAASAGHPRSSWLDA from the coding sequence ATGTCAGCTCTTCGTTATCTCTTTTTCCTGTTCCCACTCACCGCGCCAGCTCTGGAACTGCCTCTCTCGCAGATCGCAGCACGCGTGAAGTCCCACCACCCGCAGCTCAGAGCTGCCCGCATGGCCGTGGAGCAGGCTCGTGCCCGCCAGCTAGGCAGTGGCAGGCTCGCCAACCCCACGCTTGATACCAGCTTTCAAAACGAAAGCGCTGTTAGCCCCCGCACTGCCAGCATAGGCATCGACCAGGCCTTTCCACTCACCCGGCGGCTCACGCTCGAAAAGCAACTCAGCGCCCAGCTCGTCACGGCGGCTGAGTTTGAGGTGCAGGACGCCTCTCGCCGCTTGATCGCAGATGCACGCACGTTGGCCGTGCGCATCATGGCGCTGGATCAGCAGTCCGCGCTACGCCAGCAGCAGGTCAGGCTCCCGGGTGAGCCTGGCTCCTTCGCGAAAAAGCCGTGCCGAAAAAGGGGGCTCTCCACTCGATGCCGCACAGGCCCAAGTCGATGCGCAGCGCCTCCTGCTCGAAGCCAAGCGCCTGCAAACAGAGCGCATCAGCCTCCTCGGGCAGCTCAAGCCCATGCTCGGCGTCTCACCCGCAGATCCGCTTTCTCTCACTGGCTCGCTGCCAGCGCTGGTCATCCCAGATCGTCGTGGCTGGATGCGTAG
- a CDS encoding acetate--CoA ligase family protein yields the protein MAQTKVHRILRGIRGHPGVDFAALEDVIVRFSDLVLAHPRIVEADINPLLATPTGIIALDARIVLR from the coding sequence ATGGCACAAACCAAGGTCCACCGCATTCTACGCGGCATCCGTGGTCATCCTGGGGTCGATTTTGCGGCCTTGGAAGATGTGATCGTGCGTTTCAGCGATCTGGTCCTTGCCCATCCACGCATCGTCGAAGCCGACATCAATCCACTGCTGGCCACTCCCACCGGCATCATCGCACTGGACGCCCGGATCGTTTTAAGATAG